The genomic DNA AGTTCCAGTCTTCCGGCTTTCAGATCAGCGAGATTTTGACCGGCATCGCCGCCGGAACTCTTGTAAATTTCAATGCCTGCGGCTTTGAGCACCTGCGCGGCGTTTTCTCCGCAGCGGGGGGTGATGAGCGCTTTGGCGCCTCTGTCGACGACAACCTGCGCCGCTTTGATTCCGGCGCCGCCCTGTGCGTTTGCCGCCTCGTTGACAACCGTTTCGGATTTGCCCGTCTCGGTATCATAAAAAAGGAAAAACGGTGCTCTGCCGAAAGAGACGCAGACGCTTGTGCTTTCACTGTTTTCATTGACTGGAATCGCTGTAATCATATATTTATGACCA from Oscillospiraceae bacterium includes the following:
- a CDS encoding NifB/NifX family molybdenum-iron cluster-binding protein, whose product is MITAIPVNENSESTSVCVSFGRAPFFLFYDTETGKSETVVNEAANAQGGAGIKAAQVVVDRGAKALITPRCGENAAQVLKAAGIEIYKSSGGDAGQNLADLKAGRLELLNNFHPGFHGKQ